AACGGATCAGATACCCAATTTTTTGGGTCGGTTCGGGTAATTACTTCGATATGGATATTTATCTCGCCCTATTAGGCATCGTAAACAATAACCGGTCCAGATCCGTTGACCCagttgataaatttttttttttttgtcggctgtCCATCTTCATTAGATCAAGTGGTGGTTAGACGAGTCGGTTCTCCGAGGATCCCCTCCGTCTGACCGGGTCTGATCTATGTGGATAAAGGTATAACTTCTATTTCTTGCCTCCTTAGCTAAAGCGTCTGCACGTCCATTCCGATCCCGTGGAATATGAGAAACTCTCACATCCTCAAAACCTTCCTGGAGGCTCCGAAACAAGTCGGTCTCTCTCACAAAAGCAGGCCAATCTTCCGGGTTTGTGACCATATCTACTAGGTCCGTACAATCTGTCTCGAACCTCATTGTGGTTATCCTCATGTTCCTAATACATGAAGCTGCCTAGAGTAGACCTTCCATCTCAGCATGTAAAGCTGAGAGGGTCCTCCTACACGCTCGCAATCCAAAGAATTCAGAGCCCATGTGATCCTTAAAACTCCACCCTAAGCCATTGACGCTGCcattggcgatccatgaagcatcGATTTGGCAGGTCGGGATTCGGGATGTCCAAGAGGGCGCTGTTTCCATCTCCATAGTGAGGGAGTCAACGAGTTCCTCCTCTACTTCCTCCTCTTCGTTAGCCTTCCTCCAACACTCTGCCTCCAGTGAGGCGTGTTGAAGAGTATCCATCGGGGATACGACTTTCCCATTAAAGAGCTTGTCGTTCCTcgccttccaaatgtaccaacaGATCCATGGGAAGGTGTCGAATTGTGGACTCATGGGAGCCACTTCTTTTCTCCTCCAAAACAGAAAGTTCATGTTTTGCTATATAGATGTACTCGGGAAGTAACCCGGAAGGGACGGATAGTCCGATAAAGCCCAAACCTGAAGGGCAGGAGGGCattcaaaaagaagatgattaatcGACTCCACTGAGGCAGCACATCTAGGACAACTCCTATCGGTACCCAGGTGTCTATAAGTAAGTCTCTCCGCCGTTGCCACGCAACCCGAGATAACCTGCCATAGAAAATGCTTCATCTTGCTCGGAGCCTTAATCTTCCAAGCCTGTCGTTGTAGGCATGTGAAGCTCGGTTCCTTAACTCCTGTATGTGTAAGACTCCGTTTAGTCGATCGTAGTAGATCATAACCGGTTTTGACtgaaataaaaaggggtgcaagcacgcttaact
This genomic stretch from Raphanus sativus cultivar WK10039 chromosome 3, ASM80110v3, whole genome shotgun sequence harbors:
- the LOC130509892 gene encoding uncharacterized protein LOC130509892; its protein translation is MNFLFWRRKEVAPMSPQFDTFPWICWYIWKARNDKLFNGKVVSPMDTLQHASLEAECWRKANEEEEVEEELVDSLTMEMETAPSWTSRIPTCQIDASWIANGSVNGLGWSFKDHMGSEFFGLRACRRTLSALHAEMEGLL